TCTTCGACATGAACCGCTATTACGAGAAATTGCGCGCGCGGATGCCCGCCGATTCGCGGCAGACGCTCGTCGCCGCGCAGCGCGAGTGGGCGGCGTTCAGCGACGCGATGACGCCGCTCGTCAGCGAGGGCGAGCGCGTCGATCTGATCGGCGCGCGCGTCGCGACGCTCAAGCGGTTCTCCGAGACCGTCAACAATCGCTGAGCGCCGCGCGGGCGGGCGTCACGCCCGCGTTCCGCGCGCATGCCTTCAACGGCCGGCGGCGACGCTCGCCCGATTCTTCCCCAGAGCCTGGATTGCGCGCGCGGGCCGGCGGTGCGCCGCGCCGTTTTCGCGCGAGCTCACAGGGATTGCGCGGCGCGCGGATCGAACCACGCAGGCACGAGCGCGACCGCATCATCGAGCGAATCGAGCACGCGCAGGCTCAGCGCGACGATCTCGGGCGTTGGCGCTTTCAGATCCGGCACGGTGACGACGGATGCGCCCGCGCGCGCCGCGGCGAGCGCGCCGAAATCGCTGTCCTCGAACGCGATGCACGCGGGCGCGCTCACGTTCAGCCGCTCAGCCGCGAGCCGGTAGACGGCTGGATCGGGCTTGCCGCGCGCCACTTCGTCGCCGCCCGCGATCGCGGCGAAATGCCCGAGCACGCCGACCGCGTGAAGCCGCGTGCGGATCACGTCGCACGCGGACGACGACGCCACCGCGCACGGCACGCCCGCATCGGCGAGCGCGCTCAAGAGCGCCTGCGCGCCCGCCTTCAGCGGAAATTTCGGATGCGGCTGCGGCGCCGCGAGTTGCGCGCGCACCTGTGCGGACACCGCGCGGAACGTGTCGTCGCCGAGCAGGCGGGCGAGGATCGTCTGACCTTCGCGGAACGAGCGGCCGACGATCTGCAGATAGTCGGCCGCCGACAGCGCGGCGCCGTGCGCGCGCGCGACGTCGATCCATGCGTTCATGATGGTCCGCTCGGAATCGACGAGCAGGCCGTCCATATCGAAGATCGCCGCTGAAAACATGGGGCTGTCCGTGAGGCGGGCGCTGCGGCGGCTTACTTGCCGAGCGCCGCGCGCGCCGCCTTCGCCGCCGCGCGCACCTGGTCAGGCGCGGTGCCGCCCGGATGGCTGCGGCTCGCAACCGAGCCTTCGAGTGTCAGATAGTCGAACACGTCGCTGCCGATCAGATGCGCGACGTTCGGCAGTTCCTGCTTCATTTCGTCGAGCGTCAGGTCCGCGAGATCGATGCCGCGCGCGTCGCAGATCTTCACCGCGTGCGCGACCGCTTCGTGCGCGTCGCGGAACGGCAGCCCGCGCTTGACCAGATAGTCGGCGAGATCCGTCGCGGTCGAGAAGCCCTGCAGCGCGGCCGCGCGCATCGCGTCCGGCTTCACGGTGATGCCCGCGACCATCTCCGCGAAGATCCGCAGCGTGTCGGCGACGGTGTCGACCGTGTCGAACAGCGGTTCCTTGTCTTCCTGGTTGTCCTTGTTGTACGCGAGCGGCTGGCCCTTCATCAGCGTGAGGAGCGCCATCAGGTGGCCGTTCACGCGGCCCGTCTTGCCGCGCGCGAGCTCGGGCACGTCCGGGTTCTTCTTCTGCGGCATGATCGAGCTGCCGGTGCAGAAGCGGTCGGCGATGTCGATGAAGCCGACGCGCGGGCTCATCCACAGCACGAGTTCTTCCGAGAAGCGCGACACGTGCGTCATGACCAGCGCGGCCGCGGCCGTGAATTCGATCGCGAAGTCGCGATCGGACACCGCGTCGAGCGAGTTCGCGCAGATGCCGTCGAAGCCGAGCGTCTTCGCCACCGCATGGCGGTCGATCGGATAGCTCGTGCCCGCGAGCGCCGCCGCGCCGAGCGGCAGGCGGTTCACGCGCGCGCGGCAGTCGCGCATGCGCTCGGCGTCGCGCGAGAACATCTCGACGTACGCGAGCAGGTGATGGCCGAACGTGACGGGCTGCGCGACCTGCAGGTGCGTGAAGCCCGGCAGGATCGTGTCCGCGTTCTGTTCGGCGAGATCGATCAGCGCGCCGCGCAGGTCGTTCAGCAGGCCGCCGATCCGGTCGATCTCGCCGCGCAGCCACAGGCGGATGTCGGTCGCGACCTGGTCGTTGCGCGAGCGGCCCGTGTGCAGGCGCTTGCCCGCGTCGCCGATGAGCGCGGTCAGGCGCGCCTCGATGTTCAGGTGCACGTCTTCGAGATCGAGCTGCCATTCGAATTCGCCGCGCTCGATCTCGCCCTTGATTTGCGCCATCCCGTGCTCGATCGCGGCGAGGTCGTCGGCGCTGATGATCTTCTGCGCGGCGAGCATGCCCGCGTGCGCGAGCGAGCCGGCGATGTCGACGAGCGCGAGCCGCTTGTCG
Above is a window of Burkholderia thailandensis E264 DNA encoding:
- a CDS encoding HAD family hydrolase, with translation MFSAAIFDMDGLLVDSERTIMNAWIDVARAHGAALSAADYLQIVGRSFREGQTILARLLGDDTFRAVSAQVRAQLAAPQPHPKFPLKAGAQALLSALADAGVPCAVASSSACDVIRTRLHAVGVLGHFAAIAGGDEVARGKPDPAVYRLAAERLNVSAPACIAFEDSDFGALAAARAGASVVTVPDLKAPTPEIVALSLRVLDSLDDAVALVPAWFDPRAAQSL
- the argH gene encoding argininosuccinate lyase yields the protein MTSQLHKKGEAWSARFSEPMSELVKRYTSSVFFDKRLALVDIAGSLAHAGMLAAQKIISADDLAAIEHGMAQIKGEIERGEFEWQLDLEDVHLNIEARLTALIGDAGKRLHTGRSRNDQVATDIRLWLRGEIDRIGGLLNDLRGALIDLAEQNADTILPGFTHLQVAQPVTFGHHLLAYVEMFSRDAERMRDCRARVNRLPLGAAALAGTSYPIDRHAVAKTLGFDGICANSLDAVSDRDFAIEFTAAAALVMTHVSRFSEELVLWMSPRVGFIDIADRFCTGSSIMPQKKNPDVPELARGKTGRVNGHLMALLTLMKGQPLAYNKDNQEDKEPLFDTVDTVADTLRIFAEMVAGITVKPDAMRAAALQGFSTATDLADYLVKRGLPFRDAHEAVAHAVKICDARGIDLADLTLDEMKQELPNVAHLIGSDVFDYLTLEGSVASRSHPGGTAPDQVRAAAKAARAALGK